Proteins from a single region of Hydra vulgaris chromosome 12, alternate assembly HydraT2T_AEP:
- the LOC100213121 gene encoding ATP-binding cassette sub-family E member 1 isoform X2, producing the protein MSNTSTQDKLTRIAIVNSDRCKPKKCRQECKRSCPVVRQGKLCIEVVPTSKLAYISEQLCIGCGICVKKCPFEAITIINLPSNLEKDTTHRYNANSFKLHRLPMPRPGEVLGLVGTNGIGKSTALKILAGKLKPNLGRFSNPPDWQEILQYFRGSELQNYFTKVLEDDLKAIIKPQYVDQIPKAIKGNVIEFLNKKDETNTKDLYCDEFDLQHVLTRNVEELSGGELQRFACAVVCVQSAHVYMFDEPSSYLDVKQRLKAAKAIRSLSKSDKYIIVVEHDLSVLDYLSDFICALYGTPGAYGVVTMPFTVREGINIFLDGFIPTENLRFREESLTFKVSENAEDEEIKRSRRYCYPYMEKTLKNFQLKVHEGQFTDSEIIVMLGENGTGKTTFIRMMAGLLPPDNEETVPQLNVSYKPQKISPKSSGTVRMLLHTKIRDAYIHPQFITDVLKPMQIERLFDQEVQNLSGGELQRVALTLCLGKPADVYLIDEPSAYLDSEQRLHAAKVIKRFILHAKKTGFVVEHDFIMATYLADRVIVFEGQPSISTVANSPQTLLSGMNKFLMSLEITFRRDPANYRPRINKMFSVKDQEQKKNGNYFFIDND; encoded by the exons ATGAGTAATACTTCTACTCAAGATAAGTTAACACGTATTGCTATTGTCAATTCAGATCGttgtaaaccaaaaaaatgtcGACAAGAATGTAAGCGATCTTGTCCTGTTGTTCGCCAAG GAAAACTTTGCATTGAAGTTGTTCCAACTTCTAAGCTTGCATACATATCGGAGCAGCTTTGTATTGGTTGTGGTATTTGTGTGAAG AAATGTCCATTTGAAGCTATTACTATTATCAATTTGCCAAGTAATTTAGAAAAAGATACAACACACAGATACAATgctaattcttttaaattacacag GTTACCAATGCCACGTCCAGGAGAAGTGTTGGGTTTAGTTGGTACCAACGGTATTGGTAAATCTACTGCACTTAAAATTCTTGCAGGAAAATTAAAACCAAATCTTGGAAGATTTTct AATCCTCCGGATTGGCAAGAAATTTTGCAATACTTTCGTGGTTCTGAactgcaaaattattttactaaagttTTAGAAGATGACTTAAAG GCAATTATCAAGCCACAATATGTTGATCAAATACCAAAAGCAATCAAA gGAAAcgttattgaatttttaaacaaaaaagacgAAACCAACACTAAAGATTTGTACTGTGATGAGTTTGATTTGCAGCATGTTCTTACAAGAAATGTTGAGGAACTTTCTGGAGGAGAGCTTCAAAGATTTGCATGTGCAGTGGTGTGTGTTCAAAGTGCCCATGT ttATATGTTTGATGAACCTTCCAGTTATTTGGATGTCAAACAAAGATTGAAGGCTGCCAAGGCTATTCGTAGTCTTTCAAAATCAGATAA ataTATTATTGTAGTTGAACATGATTTAAGTGTTCTTGATTATCTCTCTGACTTCATTTGTGCATTGTATGGAACACCAGGTGCTTATGGAGTTGTGACTATGCCTTTCACTGTCCGAGAAG gaataaatatttttttggatgGGTTCATTCCTACTGAAAATCTTCGATTTAGAGAGGAATCTCTTACATTCAAAGTTTCTGAAAATGCAGAG gatGAAGAAATCAAGCGTTCCCGTAGATACTGTTACCCTTATATGGAAAAAACATTAA aaaaCTTTCAACTGAAAGTGCACGAAGGTCAGTTTACTGATTCTGAGATAATTGTCATGCTGGGAGAAAATGGCACAGGTAAAACCACTTTTATTAGAATGATGGCTGGGTTGTTACCACCTGATAATGAAGAGACTGTTCCACAGCTCAATGTTAGCTACAAACCACAGAAAATAAGTCCTAAGTCTAGTGGCACTGTTCGAATGCTATTACATACTAAAATAAGAGATGCATATATCCACCCTCAGTTTATTACTGATGTTCTTAAACCTATGCAAATTGAACGTTTATTTGATCAAGAAGTCCAAAATCTATCTGGTGGTGAATTGCAGCGAGTTGCCCTCACTTTGTGTTTGGGAAAG CCTGCAGACGTTTATTTGATTGATGAACCGTCTGCCTACTTGGATTCTGAACAACGTTTACACGCAGCAAAAGTCATAAAAAG atttattCTGCACGCAAAGAAAACAGGCTTTGTTGTAGAGCATGATTTTATAATGGCAACCTACTTAGCTGATCGAGTAATAGTATTCGAAGGTCAGCCTTCTATTAGCACAGTTGCAAACTCTCCTCAAACGTTGCTGAGTGGTATGAACAAGTTCTTAATGTCTCTCGAAATAACATTCAGAAGAGATCCTGCTAACTACAGACCGcgtattaataaaatgttttccgTCAAG gaccaagaacaaaagaaaaatggaaATTATTTCTTCATTGACAATgattaa